The following coding sequences are from one Paenibacillus tundrae window:
- a CDS encoding PucR family transcriptional regulator produces MQLTVKEALQVYPLSEAKLVAGGEGTSRMMKSVNVMDAPDIADWIKSGELLFTTAFIMKDNDTDALHLMRRLNDRGCAGLGIKLGRFWDCIPQGIIEEADRLRLPLLELPFQFTFSDQMNALFKVEHERTHRLLHEVVQKQKKLMHFALQQQQHRNVFAELATVLNYPIAVIGSRGHVLYGSDGIAGDAIAQGWPWKSIMHRVKWNQGSCHRVPIKQSDEQYGFLLVFTDSALSLRAEEELFQQAADVLAFYMDMTYREHINPTVQDEMRTLLTQYLEHKLSVEELTKMSESKGIHLFQGTYQCVLITLEPSVFAEGKLLKQIHRELQYNPLMQFTASQHFQIEDAILSIYTCPTGRDYGEELSSFLLSRFADVLKAQDVKGESSPRFWISKMKHEPKSLREAYQECLDTRQLARRFGMKDRALQFEMLEFAYVFQYVPDNIMETYCNKVLEPLLAREGDPNQVLMNTLESFIENDGLINEAAKQLYVHRNTVTYRMEKVGSLLQMDFKKTNDLLKLKLVFTFRKFIRDKTTIRS; encoded by the coding sequence ATGCAACTTACGGTGAAAGAAGCTTTGCAGGTATATCCTTTATCTGAGGCGAAATTGGTCGCAGGTGGAGAGGGAACTTCACGGATGATGAAATCTGTCAATGTCATGGACGCTCCAGATATCGCGGATTGGATTAAATCGGGAGAGCTGTTATTTACGACAGCTTTTATTATGAAAGACAATGACACGGATGCGTTGCATCTGATGCGTAGATTGAATGATCGTGGCTGTGCAGGCCTTGGTATTAAGCTTGGTCGTTTCTGGGATTGTATTCCGCAGGGCATTATTGAAGAAGCTGATCGCTTGCGTCTGCCGCTTCTTGAACTCCCATTTCAATTCACATTTTCAGATCAGATGAATGCCTTGTTCAAAGTAGAGCACGAGCGCACGCATCGCTTGCTGCATGAAGTGGTACAGAAGCAAAAGAAGCTAATGCATTTTGCTCTGCAACAGCAACAGCACCGGAACGTATTTGCAGAGCTTGCCACCGTATTAAACTACCCAATTGCTGTCATTGGGTCACGAGGACATGTATTGTACGGCAGTGATGGAATAGCAGGCGATGCCATTGCTCAAGGCTGGCCGTGGAAATCTATTATGCATCGTGTTAAGTGGAACCAAGGTAGCTGTCACCGTGTACCGATCAAGCAAAGCGATGAACAATACGGATTTTTGCTTGTATTTACGGATTCTGCCCTATCACTGCGAGCGGAGGAAGAGTTGTTCCAACAAGCTGCGGATGTACTCGCTTTTTATATGGATATGACGTATCGGGAACATATTAATCCGACAGTACAAGACGAGATGCGTACGTTGCTTACCCAGTACTTGGAACATAAATTGAGTGTTGAGGAATTAACAAAGATGAGTGAGAGCAAGGGTATTCATCTCTTTCAAGGCACATATCAGTGTGTGCTGATTACGCTAGAGCCTTCCGTTTTTGCAGAGGGAAAATTGTTGAAGCAGATTCATCGTGAGCTACAATATAACCCATTAATGCAATTTACGGCTTCACAGCACTTCCAGATTGAAGATGCCATCCTGTCCATCTATACCTGTCCAACAGGTCGGGACTATGGTGAGGAACTATCTAGTTTTCTGCTTAGTCGATTCGCCGATGTGCTTAAAGCGCAAGACGTCAAAGGGGAGTCGTCCCCACGCTTCTGGATTTCCAAAATGAAGCATGAGCCGAAGTCGCTCCGTGAAGCTTACCAGGAGTGTCTGGATACGCGTCAACTGGCGCGTCGATTCGGGATGAAGGATCGAGCCCTTCAATTTGAAATGTTGGAATTCGCCTATGTGTTTCAATATGTACCGGATAACATTATGGAGACATACTGTAACAAAGTATTAGAACCGTTATTAGCACGAGAAGGGGATCCCAATCAGGTCTTGATGAATACACTGGAATCTTTCATTGAAAATGATGGGTTAATCAATGAAGCGGCGAAGCAACTATATGTACACCGTAATACGGTTACCTACCGGATGGAGAAGGTTGGAAGTTTATTGCAGATGGACTTTAAGAAGACAAATGATCTGCTCAAATTAAAGCTGGTATTCACTTTCCGCAAGTTTATTCGGGATAAGACCACGATTAGATCTTGA
- the uraH gene encoding hydroxyisourate hydrolase: MMTTASTGRITTHVLDTSRGIPADGVPVALYVLTWEVDREIRTKIAESMTNLDGRLDTPLIGNGELSIGIYEIQFNVESYYAQRPLGEMAQTLWGVVPIRFTVSDATSHYHIPLLIAPGGYSTYRGS; encoded by the coding sequence ATGATGACTACAGCGTCTACGGGACGAATTACAACACATGTGTTAGATACATCCCGAGGCATACCTGCTGATGGGGTTCCAGTTGCACTATATGTCCTAACCTGGGAAGTAGACAGGGAAATTAGAACCAAGATTGCAGAATCCATGACCAACCTTGATGGAAGATTAGACACCCCATTGATCGGAAATGGAGAACTGAGCATAGGAATTTATGAGATTCAGTTTAATGTCGAGAGTTATTATGCGCAGCGACCTTTGGGTGAAATGGCGCAGACGTTATGGGGAGTGGTGCCGATTCGATTCACGGTATCGGATGCGACAAGTCATTATCATATACCATTGTTAATTGCTCCAGGTGGCTACAGTACATACCGAGGAAGCTAA
- a CDS encoding MBL fold metallo-hydrolase, with product MASDNLITSGMTGLEEVAHDILSMRTLFVNVIFIGEPGSRKWVLVDTGMAKFTDHIVEVAAERFTGPPSAIILTHGHFDHVGTVIELEQFWGVPVYAHPLEIPYLTGLKDYPPADPTVGGGIMSRLSFAYPNEAINLDDRIFSLPDDHSVPGAPGWKWVHTPGHTPGHISLFRDQDRILIAGDAIVSVKQESLWSVLLQDKQLHGPPAYFTTDWQAAHRSVQQLRQLEPNIVVTGHGHCLTGEMLSESLRKLDLDFEETTVPDHGKYVD from the coding sequence ATGGCATCTGACAATCTGATTACATCAGGAATGACGGGGCTTGAAGAAGTCGCACACGATATCCTCAGCATGCGAACACTCTTTGTGAATGTGATATTCATCGGTGAACCAGGAAGCAGAAAATGGGTGCTTGTGGACACGGGAATGGCGAAGTTCACTGATCATATTGTTGAAGTAGCAGCAGAGCGATTCACCGGACCGCCATCTGCCATCATTTTGACCCACGGGCATTTCGATCACGTAGGTACCGTCATTGAGCTTGAGCAGTTTTGGGGCGTACCCGTGTATGCACATCCGCTGGAAATTCCCTATTTGACGGGTCTGAAAGACTATCCGCCTGCTGATCCTACTGTTGGTGGTGGGATTATGTCTCGATTGTCCTTTGCTTACCCGAATGAAGCGATTAATCTGGATGATCGGATTTTCAGTTTGCCGGATGATCATTCTGTTCCAGGAGCTCCCGGATGGAAATGGGTGCATACGCCAGGACACACACCAGGGCACATCTCACTGTTCCGGGATCAGGATCGTATCCTTATTGCTGGAGATGCCATTGTCTCTGTGAAACAAGAATCGCTCTGGAGTGTCCTGCTTCAGGACAAACAGTTGCATGGACCACCGGCATACTTTACGACCGATTGGCAGGCAGCTCATCGATCCGTCCAACAGCTTCGACAGCTCGAACCGAACATTGTCGTTACAGGTCATGGGCATTGTCTTACCGGCGAGATGCTAAGTGAATCACTGCGTAAGCTGGATCTTGATTTTGAAGAAACGACAGTACCGGATCATGGGAAATATGTAGATTAA
- a CDS encoding aldose 1-epimerase produces the protein MTHQNQAVEEQFGGIPAVWLRFNQFEAAVIPSVGGNLVAYRDTEQGHRYLREPDLNNMDEFRAAPAVYGIPILSPPNRYEDGRFPWDGEIYQLPVNEPATGNHLHGFLHDVEWNVEGYGVNELESYVLLSQEVKEGHPFHKYLPFTFTVTLRYSLSQEGLQQQLKVRNNGTKRMPNLFAFHTAISVPFDAASQRSDYTAKITIGQRRELNERSLPTGEFQPLTPDEEKLKAEGVNPFFAAMDNHYTAVPQNGRNYMELTDHRTGHKLVYDVGTSYKHWMIWNNNMEDNFFCPEPQMNLVNAPNVKGASAEEIGLIGLETGEIFEQTSRLYPIPAQK, from the coding sequence ATGACACATCAGAATCAAGCGGTTGAAGAACAATTTGGCGGTATCCCCGCTGTCTGGCTTCGCTTTAATCAATTTGAAGCGGCAGTTATCCCAAGCGTAGGTGGGAACCTTGTAGCTTATCGGGATACAGAGCAGGGGCATCGCTATTTGCGGGAGCCAGATCTGAACAATATGGATGAATTCCGAGCAGCACCTGCGGTGTACGGTATTCCGATTCTATCTCCGCCCAATCGGTATGAGGATGGACGTTTTCCTTGGGACGGTGAAATCTATCAACTTCCGGTAAATGAACCAGCAACAGGCAATCATCTACATGGTTTTCTACATGATGTGGAATGGAACGTAGAGGGATATGGCGTTAACGAGCTAGAGAGCTATGTTCTGTTGAGTCAGGAAGTGAAAGAGGGACATCCTTTCCATAAGTATCTGCCGTTTACGTTTACGGTGACACTTCGCTACTCATTGAGTCAAGAGGGACTGCAACAACAATTAAAAGTAAGAAATAACGGAACGAAGCGGATGCCTAATTTGTTTGCTTTCCATACAGCGATTAGTGTACCTTTTGATGCAGCGAGTCAACGCTCGGATTATACAGCTAAAATTACGATTGGACAGCGACGTGAGTTGAATGAACGCTCTTTGCCTACAGGTGAATTTCAACCGCTTACACCGGATGAAGAGAAATTGAAGGCAGAAGGTGTGAATCCGTTTTTTGCTGCGATGGACAACCACTACACGGCTGTACCGCAAAATGGACGTAACTATATGGAACTGACGGATCATCGTACGGGTCATAAGCTGGTTTATGATGTAGGCACGTCCTACAAACACTGGATGATCTGGAACAACAATATGGAGGATAACTTCTTCTGCCCCGAACCACAGATGAACCTTGTGAATGCACCGAACGTGAAAGGGGCTTCTGCAGAAGAGATCGGACTCATTGGTCTTGAAACCGGAGAGATCTTCGAGCAGACAAGTCGCTTATATCCAATCCCTGCTCAAAAATAA
- a CDS encoding CHASE3 domain-containing protein, with protein sequence MLKRRRFTIRSKILIGYLVVVLLFGAVLLVLTALINTLQKENDFISHHDLDVHNLTNSIEKAVLDMETGQRGFMLTGNETYLEPYIQGLAQWNSHYEALYELVNDNRSQQLSLENIKTHITRWIEVAGEPSIELKRQGDQEQVLAFFQSDPGKTEIDLLRSQLTNFRNTEIALTEARVTDLAARSSTLLTVMYSLWGVIAILSVLAAIVISGNIVKTLRDVKQTISEIYKGGNLTQRIPVRTNDEVGDLGDETNKLLDTVQEQNRTKDRITEIATLMQNPTTLEGLSRRFLNELAMLLDIPYSVLYYWKDNRLLRVAAYAADGDKERSLGKVSLAPGEGLVGQSANEQRMLRLNDLPQNYIRISSGLGHAPATSLTVIPVIFEGKTIAVIELASMKPLQDSEIALLNELIDIFGVSLHSTVTRMELQQLYDESQVLNEELQAQSEKLQVQTEEMLSQTEELQMQTEELHMLNERLEEQKDVAESSASELAEVADQLRTSSGYKSEFLANMSHELRTPLNSMLILSEILAENKNQHLNKEEQKYASVIHASGKDLLNLINDILDLSKVEAGEMEVDFNDVYLDSLPEMMNQYFLKIAEQKGIDFRIQLHSNLPETIISDEMRLHQILRNLLSNAFKFTKQGEVALTISRVTLPSATKKSQEDEVIAFSVSDTGIGIAEHKLLQIFDAFKQADGDTARKYGGTGLGLSISQSLASLLGGSISATSREGEGSVFTLFLPLHHDEQEDVYDSRLFTNEVASTIPQLPDTTSSRVPHTSSDISPNEMLLTPLEESLLRGRQVLVVDDDIRNVYALANALERYDMRVITAQNGYECLEMLESGEAKPDIIMMDIMMPELDGYETTRQIRNRLNLTSLPIIALTAKAMKEDRDKCLAAGASDYISKPLNMKEVISRMKLWLSHETLGI encoded by the coding sequence GTGCTAAAAAGGAGAAGATTCACAATACGCTCCAAAATATTAATAGGTTATCTTGTGGTTGTATTGTTATTTGGAGCGGTTCTGCTAGTTCTGACAGCTCTGATTAACACATTACAGAAAGAAAATGACTTTATCAGCCATCATGACCTGGATGTACACAATTTGACCAACTCTATTGAAAAGGCTGTTCTTGATATGGAGACTGGGCAGCGGGGATTCATGCTTACGGGAAACGAGACATACTTAGAACCTTACATACAAGGTCTCGCCCAATGGAATTCTCATTATGAAGCACTCTATGAATTAGTGAATGACAACCGGTCGCAACAGCTCAGTCTTGAGAATATCAAGACACATATTACCCGGTGGATTGAAGTAGCTGGTGAACCTTCTATTGAACTGAAGAGACAGGGAGATCAGGAGCAGGTACTTGCATTTTTTCAATCCGATCCTGGTAAAACCGAAATAGATCTATTAAGATCACAGCTCACGAACTTCCGAAACACAGAAATTGCTCTGACCGAAGCGAGGGTTACTGACCTGGCAGCCCGCAGCTCAACACTACTGACGGTCATGTACAGCTTGTGGGGAGTAATTGCAATACTGTCCGTTCTAGCGGCAATCGTAATCTCCGGCAATATTGTCAAAACGTTACGTGATGTCAAACAAACCATTAGTGAGATTTACAAAGGCGGAAACCTCACACAACGTATCCCTGTACGCACCAATGATGAGGTTGGTGACCTGGGCGATGAGACGAACAAACTGCTGGACACCGTACAAGAGCAGAATCGAACCAAAGATCGTATTACTGAAATTGCTACGCTGATGCAGAATCCAACAACATTAGAGGGATTATCGCGGCGGTTTCTGAATGAGCTTGCCATGCTGTTAGATATTCCGTATAGCGTCTTATACTACTGGAAAGATAATCGGCTGTTGCGTGTTGCTGCATATGCGGCTGATGGCGACAAAGAACGGTCGCTAGGTAAAGTTTCACTGGCACCTGGCGAGGGGCTTGTAGGACAAAGTGCGAATGAGCAACGAATGCTGCGCTTAAACGATTTGCCGCAAAATTACATTCGTATCTCGTCTGGGCTCGGACATGCACCTGCAACATCTCTTACGGTTATCCCTGTCATCTTCGAAGGAAAAACGATTGCTGTCATTGAACTTGCTTCGATGAAGCCACTACAGGATAGTGAGATTGCGCTACTTAATGAACTGATTGATATATTTGGTGTATCGCTTCATTCGACTGTAACGCGTATGGAACTGCAGCAGCTGTATGATGAGTCGCAGGTACTAAATGAAGAGTTACAGGCACAGTCTGAGAAGCTTCAGGTGCAAACGGAAGAAATGTTATCACAGACGGAGGAGCTTCAGATGCAGACCGAAGAGCTGCACATGCTCAATGAACGTTTAGAGGAACAAAAGGATGTGGCTGAGTCCTCAGCTAGCGAACTGGCTGAAGTCGCCGATCAATTACGCACAAGCTCAGGGTACAAATCCGAGTTTCTGGCCAATATGTCTCATGAACTACGCACTCCGCTCAACAGTATGTTAATACTGTCTGAAATTCTGGCAGAGAACAAAAATCAGCACTTAAATAAAGAAGAGCAGAAATACGCTTCAGTGATTCATGCATCTGGTAAAGACTTGCTTAATCTGATCAATGACATTCTCGATCTATCCAAAGTCGAAGCTGGCGAGATGGAAGTCGATTTCAATGACGTCTATCTGGACAGTTTGCCAGAGATGATGAATCAATATTTCTTAAAAATAGCTGAGCAAAAGGGAATTGATTTCCGTATCCAGTTGCACAGCAATCTCCCGGAAACGATTATCTCTGACGAGATGCGTTTGCATCAGATTCTTAGAAACTTACTCTCGAATGCATTCAAGTTTACGAAACAGGGTGAAGTTGCTCTTACCATTTCCAGAGTGACTTTACCTAGTGCAACGAAGAAGAGCCAAGAAGACGAGGTTATTGCATTCTCGGTTAGTGATACAGGAATCGGTATTGCAGAACATAAGCTGTTACAGATCTTTGATGCGTTCAAGCAGGCGGATGGAGATACAGCGCGGAAGTATGGCGGAACAGGTCTCGGACTTTCCATTTCCCAATCACTAGCGAGTTTGCTGGGAGGTTCCATCTCGGCAACGAGCCGGGAAGGGGAGGGCAGTGTATTTACTTTGTTCCTACCGCTGCATCACGATGAACAAGAAGATGTGTATGATTCCAGACTCTTCACGAACGAGGTGGCTTCAACGATACCTCAGCTTCCGGACACTACATCTTCAAGAGTGCCACACACCTCGTCTGACATATCACCCAATGAGATGTTGTTGACACCTCTAGAAGAGTCACTGCTTCGCGGACGTCAGGTGCTTGTTGTAGACGATGACATTCGCAATGTTTATGCGTTAGCTAACGCGCTGGAACGGTATGATATGCGTGTGATCACTGCTCAGAACGGATACGAATGCCTCGAAATGCTAGAAAGTGGTGAGGCCAAGCCGGACATCATTATGATGGATATTATGATGCCAGAATTGGACGGCTACGAAACGACACGCCAGATTCGGAACAGATTAAATCTAACCAGTCTACCGATCATCGCGTTAACGGCGAAGGCAATGAAAGAGGATCGTGATAAATGTCTTGCTGCAGGAGCATCGGATTACATCAGTAAACCGTTAAATATGAAAGAGGTCATTTCTCGAATGAAATTATGGCTAAGCCATGAGACGCTCGGAATATAG
- the uraD gene encoding 2-oxo-4-hydroxy-4-carboxy-5-ureidoimidazoline decarboxylase → MSEFIKLVNNWSITQFVHTFGGLFEESPWVAELTWPTRPFNSFEQMMKVMTSMVLVSNEDAQLELLRKHPDLGARIHMSNHSVNEQSGAGLDHLTEAQYNELRELNQEYTSRFGFPFILAVKGHTTDSILEAIRQRNHRRPEEEFQTALQEVFKIASIRLEQWIDQMGDEQALVVRAAKTQQRTMYYGKGDIWIYRSYAKPLTGIQVIPESPFAGRSNILFGMNVKVAIQGDHLLPFFAGSDLSDSLTTEAMNQFILRHASEYTGATMEGFLAYVSERFLVIYPQITKIQMTGDQILFEETPIQTEGGYQVSDLVFRYSQNDRATAAIEAQHVGDRVELNNHFSGIADLRLIKVEGNRLADHRNATFTASSKGTNCPLALYLSVNWRYADPRDGIHDERGRYVPAEQVRDIAATAFHDSTSTSIEHLLYQIGHRLLSRFDQLCEVSFESNSRTWENTVSVIQESESSPRGAVYTEPNPSYGFQGFSMTRDDLESHPINSKEEGA, encoded by the coding sequence ATGAGCGAATTCATTAAACTCGTTAACAACTGGTCTATCACACAGTTTGTGCATACGTTTGGCGGTTTGTTTGAGGAATCACCTTGGGTGGCAGAGCTTACTTGGCCAACAAGACCATTCAATTCATTTGAACAGATGATGAAAGTCATGACGAGTATGGTTCTGGTTTCGAACGAGGACGCACAGCTAGAACTGTTGCGTAAACACCCTGATCTTGGAGCTAGAATTCATATGAGTAATCATTCGGTGAATGAACAGTCCGGTGCTGGTCTTGATCATCTAACCGAGGCACAGTACAACGAACTCCGAGAATTAAATCAAGAATATACAAGCCGATTCGGCTTTCCTTTTATATTGGCAGTGAAGGGTCATACAACAGATTCAATTCTGGAAGCGATCCGGCAACGTAATCATCGTCGTCCAGAAGAAGAGTTCCAAACCGCACTCCAAGAGGTTTTCAAAATTGCTTCCATCCGCCTGGAGCAATGGATAGATCAGATGGGAGATGAACAGGCCTTGGTAGTTCGAGCTGCAAAGACGCAGCAACGAACGATGTATTACGGAAAAGGGGACATCTGGATCTATCGTTCCTATGCGAAGCCGTTAACTGGAATACAGGTAATTCCTGAATCTCCTTTTGCCGGAAGGAGTAATATTTTGTTCGGTATGAACGTTAAAGTCGCGATACAAGGGGATCATTTATTACCTTTTTTTGCAGGATCGGATCTTTCCGATTCCCTTACGACCGAAGCTATGAATCAGTTCATTTTAAGGCATGCTTCTGAATACACCGGCGCTACAATGGAGGGGTTTCTCGCGTATGTAAGTGAGCGATTTCTTGTAATCTACCCACAGATAACTAAGATTCAGATGACAGGAGATCAGATTCTATTTGAGGAGACTCCGATTCAAACAGAAGGTGGTTATCAAGTAAGCGACCTGGTATTTCGTTATTCGCAGAATGATCGAGCCACGGCAGCGATTGAAGCACAACATGTTGGTGATCGCGTAGAGCTGAACAATCATTTTAGCGGGATTGCCGATCTTAGGCTTATCAAGGTTGAAGGTAATAGACTAGCAGATCACAGGAATGCAACATTTACAGCATCGTCAAAAGGAACGAATTGTCCGCTTGCTCTCTATCTAAGCGTGAACTGGCGTTACGCAGATCCAAGAGACGGGATACATGATGAACGGGGGCGTTACGTTCCTGCGGAGCAAGTGAGAGATATAGCTGCTACTGCATTCCATGATAGTACATCGACTTCAATTGAGCATCTGCTGTATCAGATTGGACACCGGTTGCTAAGTCGATTTGATCAATTGTGTGAGGTGTCCTTTGAATCCAATAGCCGAACGTGGGAGAACACTGTGAGCGTAATTCAGGAAAGCGAGAGCTCTCCAAGGGGGGCTGTATACACAGAGCCTAACCCTTCATATGGATTTCAGGGATTCTCCATGACACGAGACGATCTGGAGAGCCATCCAATCAACTCCAAGGAAGAAGGTGCATGA
- a CDS encoding aminopeptidase produces MNNFETNLQQYAELAVKVGVNVHPGQTLVVNAPISAAHFVRLIVKAAYNTGAKLVKVNWSDEVVTRLHYDLAPEESFSIEPKWFAGEMTELVEEGAAVLHVIAENPDLLNGVAQERIVTSQKVRAKALEKYRALQMADKFSWSIVAVPSPEWAAKVFPDVPEAQQMDKLWDVIFKTVRIGEQDAVAEWKTHLSNLDSRADLLNQKKYKKLHYTAPGTDLTIELPEGHLWVSGGSVNEQGHVFVANMPTEEVFTAPLKSGVNGTVRSTKPLSYGGNLIDGFSLTFENGRVVDYTAEQGYDALKNLVEMDEGAHYLGEVALVPHQSPISDTNILFYNTLFDENASNHLAIGNAYAFCLEGGKSMSKQELIDAGLNSSLTHVDFMIGSGEMNIHGVTSEGTEEAIFLNGNWAF; encoded by the coding sequence ATGAATAATTTTGAAACCAATCTACAGCAGTATGCGGAACTGGCCGTAAAAGTCGGGGTTAACGTGCACCCTGGACAAACACTGGTTGTGAATGCACCCATCTCTGCAGCACATTTTGTTCGTCTCATCGTAAAAGCAGCGTATAACACAGGTGCCAAACTGGTCAAAGTGAATTGGAGCGATGAGGTTGTTACTCGTCTTCACTATGATCTGGCTCCAGAAGAGTCTTTCTCAATCGAACCTAAGTGGTTCGCAGGCGAAATGACTGAGCTTGTAGAAGAAGGTGCAGCAGTTCTTCATGTTATCGCCGAGAATCCTGATCTCTTGAACGGTGTCGCTCAGGAGCGAATCGTGACTAGCCAGAAAGTACGTGCCAAAGCGCTTGAAAAATACCGTGCATTGCAAATGGCCGACAAGTTTAGCTGGTCGATCGTTGCTGTTCCATCACCAGAATGGGCTGCCAAAGTATTCCCGGATGTTCCAGAAGCACAACAAATGGACAAATTATGGGATGTGATCTTCAAAACGGTTCGCATTGGTGAGCAAGACGCCGTCGCTGAATGGAAAACGCATCTATCCAACCTTGATTCCCGTGCGGATCTGCTTAATCAGAAGAAATATAAAAAGCTTCACTACACAGCTCCAGGCACAGATTTGACGATCGAACTTCCAGAAGGACATCTGTGGGTATCTGGCGGCAGTGTCAATGAACAAGGCCATGTGTTCGTTGCTAATATGCCTACGGAAGAAGTATTTACCGCACCTCTGAAATCAGGGGTTAATGGTACTGTTCGTAGCACCAAACCACTCAGCTATGGCGGTAACCTGATCGACGGCTTCTCCCTTACATTTGAAAACGGCCGAGTGGTAGATTATACCGCTGAACAAGGATATGATGCTCTCAAAAACCTGGTCGAAATGGATGAAGGCGCACACTATCTGGGCGAGGTTGCACTCGTTCCTCACCAATCACCGATCTCCGATACGAATATTTTGTTCTACAACACGCTGTTTGATGAGAATGCGTCTAACCACTTGGCAATCGGTAATGCCTATGCATTCTGTCTTGAAGGCGGAAAATCGATGTCCAAGCAAGAACTTATTGATGCTGGCTTGAACTCTAGCCTTACGCATGTGGACTTTATGATTGGATCTGGAGAAATGAATATTCACGGTGTAACTTCCGAAGGCACAGAAGAAGCTATCTTCCTGAACGGAAACTGGGCATTCTAA
- the fumC gene encoding class II fumarate hydratase codes for MEYRIERDTLGEMKVPADRLWGAQTQRSKENFPIGREHMPMEIIRSLAILKKSAAASNHKLGKLSAAKSDAIAYAADEIIAGRIDDHFPLVVWQTGSGTQSNMNVNEVIANLGNQLLEQKGKEERLHPNDDVNMSQSSNDTFPTALHVAGVLAVEDQLLPAIAVLKKTLADKSEAFKDIIKIGRTHLQDATPITLGQEISGWEAMLAKSERMIRESVQYMKELAIGGTAVGTGINAHPDFGDFTAKEIGKHTGKDFVSAPNKFHALTSHDEVVYAHGAVKALAADLMKIANDVRWLASGPRSGLGEISIPENEPGSSIMPGKVNPTQSEALTMVVTQVMGNDAAIGFAASQGNFELNVFKPVIIYNFLQSVQLLADSIIAFNDKCAVGIEPNLGQIEHNLNNSLMLVTALNPHIGYENAAKIAKLAHKEGLSLKEAALQTGLLTEEQFNQYVDPAKMIAPKA; via the coding sequence GTGGAATACCGCATTGAAAGAGATACACTTGGAGAAATGAAAGTACCTGCTGACAGATTATGGGGAGCTCAAACCCAACGTAGTAAAGAGAATTTTCCGATCGGGCGCGAACATATGCCCATGGAAATCATCCGCTCTCTCGCTATTTTGAAGAAAAGCGCTGCGGCGAGTAACCATAAATTAGGTAAGTTGTCTGCTGCCAAATCCGATGCGATCGCATACGCTGCCGATGAGATCATCGCTGGACGAATTGACGATCATTTTCCGCTTGTGGTATGGCAGACGGGTAGTGGTACACAATCCAACATGAATGTGAACGAAGTTATCGCCAATCTCGGTAACCAATTGTTAGAGCAAAAGGGGAAGGAAGAACGTCTTCATCCGAATGACGATGTCAACATGTCCCAGAGCTCGAATGATACGTTCCCAACAGCACTGCATGTCGCAGGTGTACTTGCTGTTGAAGATCAGCTTTTGCCAGCGATCGCTGTACTGAAGAAAACATTGGCGGATAAATCTGAAGCGTTCAAAGATATCATTAAAATTGGACGTACTCACCTTCAGGATGCCACTCCGATTACATTGGGTCAGGAAATTAGCGGATGGGAAGCGATGCTTGCGAAGAGCGAACGCATGATCCGCGAAAGTGTGCAATACATGAAGGAACTTGCGATTGGTGGTACAGCGGTAGGAACGGGAATTAATGCGCATCCGGACTTTGGTGATTTCACTGCCAAAGAGATCGGCAAACATACAGGTAAGGATTTTGTATCCGCGCCGAACAAATTCCATGCGCTCACAAGCCATGATGAGGTCGTTTACGCACACGGTGCAGTAAAAGCGCTTGCAGCTGATCTCATGAAAATTGCCAACGATGTACGCTGGCTCGCGAGTGGTCCGCGTAGTGGGCTGGGTGAAATTAGCATTCCTGAGAACGAGCCAGGCAGCTCCATCATGCCGGGTAAGGTTAATCCTACGCAAAGCGAAGCGTTAACGATGGTGGTTACACAAGTCATGGGTAATGATGCAGCCATCGGATTCGCTGCAAGCCAAGGTAATTTTGAACTTAATGTATTCAAGCCAGTAATCATCTATAATTTCCTTCAATCGGTGCAATTGCTTGCAGACTCCATCATTGCCTTTAATGATAAGTGTGCAGTGGGCATTGAACCTAATCTGGGTCAGATTGAACATAATCTGAACAACTCGCTTATGTTGGTTACTGCACTCAACCCGCATATCGGTTACGAGAATGCAGCCAAAATTGCGAAGCTTGCGCATAAGGAAGGGCTGTCTCTGAAAGAAGCAGCACTGCAAACGGGGTTGCTTACCGAAGAGCAATTTAATCAGTATGTAGACCCAGCGAAGATGATCGCGCCAAAAGCTTAA